In Glycine max cultivar Williams 82 chromosome 15, Glycine_max_v4.0, whole genome shotgun sequence, the DNA window CAACCTCCAATAAGCTAGAGTTTGCCTACAATATTATTCTTGAAATCTCAATAGAATAGTAAGTTGAAACATGATTAGGATACAGCACCCATTAATTCTATGAAGTAATAATCAATTCTGAATTATTAAGCATTCCCACCACTTGCCCCCTTTTCTTTACCAAACTAGGATAGTTTTCTCATTTCCTGATCATTCTTAttctaattaatcaaattaaagtcCCAAGGAGAGAGAATGAAGGTAACGAAACATTAAAGCCGAACCATTAATAGAAACTCgagtttcttttctctttcaacCTGAGCTGAGTGATTCTAAATTGGTGCACAGAATGTCTTCAAACTAGTTTCTGACAAGTTAGATAGGAATCTTTAGctatatgaaaattataaaatcaagggAGGGATGTGTGAACCAAATTACCGTAGAATTAGGTTTTAAGAGTTGATTAATTAGAATTCTATTTCAATTAAGTGAAAGAGTTGACATTCAATTATGGTTTTTGCAAAGAAACCTAAAATAAAATGGCCGGTGCCATGTGATCATTGTCTCCAAGTTAAGCAgcatttgtttaatttacaagaaAGAACACCTGCAAATCTATTAGCTGAGAATTAagataacatatatataaacaaccaaaaaaagattatttaaaattaacaacTTAAATAGACATTACATACATATTTGAGGTGCAACATACAGCAGCAAACCTCACTATAGCTAGAAGGTAGTACTGTACACAAGGTGAAAAAAAaccaaatgaaaagaaagatgcACTTTCCACACACACACTATACCTTTCCTGGTGTCTAAGCAAAGTCTGGATGTAAGAGTTCTcccataatttattattacaaCTTACTTACCTTTCCTTATTAAGATTTTTGCATTAgtaatataaaaagttttttttatcatcccaTGGGTAGTAACTAGTAATTAGGAAACCCCCAGAGGTTAGGATCTTCATCCATGTATTCATAGTCGGTAGCAGCAAAATTATCAAAACGAGGAGGACTCAGTAGCATTCCTTCAGCCATATTGACCAGAATATTCGGCATGTCAAAGATCAAGTCCTCATCCACAAAGTGGTTCAAATTTCCCCCTGAAAACTCTTCCGTCAATGAAACCGAAGCATTCCCTCCTCGGCTTCCTTCAAGTGCATCATTCGCAGCTCCGACAGCGGCTGCGGCGCTAGCCGCAGCCATCTGAATGTCGCGAGCAGCGGATGATGCGGGGACGGGGAGGGAGGAAGCCGAGTTAGGGAAGTTGAGTTCAGCATCCTTACCCTTAAGAGCAAGCGCTGCCACGTCATAGGCAATAGCAGCCATTTCAGGGGTGGCAAATGTCCCTAACCAAATCCTGTTAGGTTTTTTGGGTTCTCGGATTTCAGAAACCCATTTGCCACTACTCCTACGCCTCACTCCACGGTACACAGGGTGGCGCCCTGTGTTAGCATTGGAGGCTCTGCTGCTTGATGCACCGTTGCTGGAACGCATGGTTATGATGTGAAGAACGATAGGTTTCAGTATCAGTATCTCGAGGGATTAGTCTCTTACTCTCGGTCAAGTGAACCCGAAAGAAGATAGATATTTGCAGTTGGCAGTTGAAGGTGAAGGTGAGGAACTTCGGTGATGGCAATTGGAAGTTGAAGGGAGCCATTTATTAGGGTAAGAATTGTGATGACTGGAGAAGGAGTTCTGAGAAGGAAGTGCAAACCAGTTGTTGCTGAACTACGGTGTGTGAAGGATTAGGGTGTAAGACAGCTTGGTGGTGTGTGTTGGATATATAACTGGGTTGGAATTGGAGAGCGTTTTGCTgtataataacaaaatttataaaattttaaaaaaatattgaaaagggAATTATATTTGCTGCTTTCTGCTCCCCTTTAAACGACGTCAAAATTATCAACAGTGATAATGCACTTTGTCTATCAATCGATATGCACATCACTAACCACCattcttggttttttttttttcaacaggGATTTTGATATCTTGGAGATTAACATGATTTTcatcttattattattgtggCACACAATATAAGACTTCCGACGCGGAAATTTTCCAATGGTTGAATTTTATCAGAcgaggtttttataatttcttttgttattaaCCTTCAGTTCGTCCCACCAATTAGGTAGGGTTTGAGCTGCTAGCTGCTGCTGTTGCTGCAATATTTATATGACTATATGAGAAATGAGAAGGTCGAACGTAGTTTTTCTTTGTCAGGACATGTTTGCTAACAAATCTTACCTTTTTACTATGTGCTATATATATGCTGCAAGTCCTTTTGTTGTATAAAGCCTTCAAACATATCAATGCATGAGACTAGACTATACATCTACTATTATCTTAATTCTAAAATTAGAGTGGAAGAAGCGCGCTAGCTTTGGGTTTTAACTAGTTCCAATAGCCAAAGGGACCGTTAATTAAGTATAAATCACCCCACCCTTGATCAGGCTTAATTTAAGGGGTGTAAATAGGTATGCATAATAAGTTTGTACTTTGAACTAAGTAGGTTGAAGGGGGCTTTTGTGGTGTCTGGAGTTTATAGACACATAAAATAAGTACGTACTAGTAGACAAAGTCAGACTGATTAAAGCGCTAAGAATTGAAGGAGTGTTGATGCTCTccgatttttttagaaatacacACAAAAGATTAaatcataaaagaaattaatacatttatcaattattttttgtatgcatCTTTTTCCTATTAGAAATTTTCAATACTAAACAAAATACACTCAAGAAGAAAGGATGCTcagataagaaataaaaataagctaCATTATATAAAGAGTTTAATCTATCTTTATGTATTgaatgtgtaaaataattttatatgattattcaattataaattatcatttgaattactttaagataattattttaaaaattaactatatgGTGAATTGTAATTAGat includes these proteins:
- the LOC100799620 gene encoding ethylene-responsive transcription factor ERF024, yielding MRSSNGASSSRASNANTGRHPVYRGVRRRSSGKWVSEIREPKKPNRIWLGTFATPEMAAIAYDVAALALKGKDAELNFPNSASSLPVPASSAARDIQMAAASAAAAVGAANDALEGSRGGNASVSLTEEFSGGNLNHFVDEDLIFDMPNILVNMAEGMLLSPPRFDNFAATDYEYMDEDPNLWGFPNY